One region of Peromyscus eremicus chromosome 4, PerEre_H2_v1, whole genome shotgun sequence genomic DNA includes:
- the Hnrnpa3 gene encoding heterogeneous nuclear ribonucleoprotein A3 isoform X3: protein MEGHDPKEPEQLRKLFIGGLSFETTDDSLREHFEKWGTLTDCVVMRDPQTKRSRGFGFVTYSCVEEVDAAMCARPHKVDGRVVEPKRAVSREDSVKPGAHLTVKKIFVGGIKEDTEEYNLRDYFEKYGKIETIEVMEDRQSGKKRGFAFVTFDDHDTVDKIVVQKYHTINGHNCEVKKALSKQEMQSAGSQRGRGGGSGNFMGRGGNFGGGGGNFGRGGNFGGRGGYGGGGGGSRGSYGGGDGGYNGFGGDGGNYGGGPGYSSRGGYGGGGPGYGNQGGGYGGGGGGYDGYNEGGNFGGGNYGGGGNYNDFGNYSGQQQSNYGPMKGGSFGGRSSGSPYGGGYGSGGGSGGYGSRRF, encoded by the exons ATGGAG GGCCATGATCCAAAGGAACCAGAACAGTTGAGGAAGCTGTTTATTGGTGGTCTGAGCTTTGAAACCACAGATGATAGCTTAAGAGAACATTTTGAGAAATGGGGCACACTTACAGACTGTGTG GTAATGAGAGATCCCCAAACAAAACGTTCCAGGGGCTTTGGTTTTGTGACCTACTCTTGTGTTGAAGAGGTGGATGCTGCAATGTGTGCTCGGCCACACAAGGTTGATGGGCGTGTGGTGGAACCAAAGAGAGCTGTTTCTAGAGAG GATTCTGTAAAGCCTGGTGCCCATTTAACCGTGAAGAAAATTTTTGTTGGTGGTATTAAAGAAGATACAGAAGAATATAATCTGAGAGACTACTTTGAAAAGTATGGCAAAATTGAAACCATAGAAGTTATGGAAGACAGGCAGAGTGGAAAAAAGAGAGGATTCGCTTTTGTAACTTTTGATGATCATGACACAGTTGATAAAATTGTTG TTCAGAAATACCACACTATTAATGGGCATAATTGTGAAGTGAAAAAGGCCCTTTCTAAACAAGAGATGCAGTCTGCTGGATCACAGAGAG GTCGTGGAGGTGGATCTGGAAACTTTATGGGTCGTGGAGGAAActttggaggtggtggaggtaaTTTTGGTCGTGGTGGAAACTTTGGTGGAAGAG GAGGctatggtggtggaggtggtggcagcagaggtagttatggaggtggtgatggtggatatAATGGATTTGGAGGTGATG GCGGCAACTATGGTGGTGGTCCTGGTTACAGTAGTAGAGGAGGCTATGGTGGTGGTGGACCAGGATATGGAAACCAAGGTGGTGgatatggtggtggtggaggaggataCGATGGTTACAATGAAGGAGGAAATTTTGGTGGAG GTAactatggtggtggtgggaacTATAATGACTTTGGAAATTATAGTGGACAACAGCAATCAAATTATGGGCCCATGAAAGGGGGCAGTTTTGGTGGAAGAAGCTCAGGCAGTCCCTATGGTG GTGGCTATGGATCTGGTGGTGGAAGTGGTGGATATGGTAGcagaaggttttaa
- the Hnrnpa3 gene encoding heterogeneous nuclear ribonucleoprotein A3 isoform X1, with amino-acid sequence MEVKPPPGRPQPDSGRRRRRRGEEGHDPKEPEQLRKLFIGGLSFETTDDSLREHFEKWGTLTDCVVMRDPQTKRSRGFGFVTYSCVEEVDAAMCARPHKVDGRVVEPKRAVSREDSVKPGAHLTVKKIFVGGIKEDTEEYNLRDYFEKYGKIETIEVMEDRQSGKKRGFAFVTFDDHDTVDKIVVQKYHTINGHNCEVKKALSKQEMQSAGSQRGRGGGSGNFMGRGGNFGGGGGNFGRGGNFGGRGGYGGGGGGSRGSYGGGDGGYNGFGGDGGNYGGGPGYSSRGGYGGGGPGYGNQGGGYGGGGGGYDGYNEGGNFGGGNYGGGGNYNDFGNYSGQQQSNYGPMKGGSFGGRSSGSPYGGGYGSGGGSGGYGSRRF; translated from the exons ATGGAGGTAAAACCGCCGCCCGGTCGCCCCCAGCCTGACTCCggccgtcgccgccgccgccggggggAGGAG GGCCATGATCCAAAGGAACCAGAACAGTTGAGGAAGCTGTTTATTGGTGGTCTGAGCTTTGAAACCACAGATGATAGCTTAAGAGAACATTTTGAGAAATGGGGCACACTTACAGACTGTGTG GTAATGAGAGATCCCCAAACAAAACGTTCCAGGGGCTTTGGTTTTGTGACCTACTCTTGTGTTGAAGAGGTGGATGCTGCAATGTGTGCTCGGCCACACAAGGTTGATGGGCGTGTGGTGGAACCAAAGAGAGCTGTTTCTAGAGAG GATTCTGTAAAGCCTGGTGCCCATTTAACCGTGAAGAAAATTTTTGTTGGTGGTATTAAAGAAGATACAGAAGAATATAATCTGAGAGACTACTTTGAAAAGTATGGCAAAATTGAAACCATAGAAGTTATGGAAGACAGGCAGAGTGGAAAAAAGAGAGGATTCGCTTTTGTAACTTTTGATGATCATGACACAGTTGATAAAATTGTTG TTCAGAAATACCACACTATTAATGGGCATAATTGTGAAGTGAAAAAGGCCCTTTCTAAACAAGAGATGCAGTCTGCTGGATCACAGAGAG GTCGTGGAGGTGGATCTGGAAACTTTATGGGTCGTGGAGGAAActttggaggtggtggaggtaaTTTTGGTCGTGGTGGAAACTTTGGTGGAAGAG GAGGctatggtggtggaggtggtggcagcagaggtagttatggaggtggtgatggtggatatAATGGATTTGGAGGTGATG GCGGCAACTATGGTGGTGGTCCTGGTTACAGTAGTAGAGGAGGCTATGGTGGTGGTGGACCAGGATATGGAAACCAAGGTGGTGgatatggtggtggtggaggaggataCGATGGTTACAATGAAGGAGGAAATTTTGGTGGAG GTAactatggtggtggtgggaacTATAATGACTTTGGAAATTATAGTGGACAACAGCAATCAAATTATGGGCCCATGAAAGGGGGCAGTTTTGGTGGAAGAAGCTCAGGCAGTCCCTATGGTG GTGGCTATGGATCTGGTGGTGGAAGTGGTGGATATGGTAGcagaaggttttaa
- the Hnrnpa3 gene encoding heterogeneous nuclear ribonucleoprotein A3 isoform X2 — MEVKPPPGRPQPDSGRRRRRRGEEGHDPKEPEQLRKLFIGGLSFETTDDSLREHFEKWGTLTDCVVMRDPQTKRSRGFGFVTYSCVEEVDAAMCARPHKVDGRVVEPKRAVSREDSVKPGAHLTVKKIFVGGIKEDTEEYNLRDYFEKYGKIETIEVMEDRQSGKKRGFAFVTFDDHDTVDKIVVQKYHTINGHNCEVKKALSKQEMQSAGSQRGRGGGSGNFMGRGGNFGGGGGNFGRGGNFGGRGGYGGGGGGSRGSYGGGDGGYNGFGGDGGNYGGGPGYSSRGGYGGGGPGYDGYNEGGNFGGGNYGGGGNYNDFGNYSGQQQSNYGPMKGGSFGGRSSGSPYGGGYGSGGGSGGYGSRRF; from the exons ATGGAGGTAAAACCGCCGCCCGGTCGCCCCCAGCCTGACTCCggccgtcgccgccgccgccggggggAGGAG GGCCATGATCCAAAGGAACCAGAACAGTTGAGGAAGCTGTTTATTGGTGGTCTGAGCTTTGAAACCACAGATGATAGCTTAAGAGAACATTTTGAGAAATGGGGCACACTTACAGACTGTGTG GTAATGAGAGATCCCCAAACAAAACGTTCCAGGGGCTTTGGTTTTGTGACCTACTCTTGTGTTGAAGAGGTGGATGCTGCAATGTGTGCTCGGCCACACAAGGTTGATGGGCGTGTGGTGGAACCAAAGAGAGCTGTTTCTAGAGAG GATTCTGTAAAGCCTGGTGCCCATTTAACCGTGAAGAAAATTTTTGTTGGTGGTATTAAAGAAGATACAGAAGAATATAATCTGAGAGACTACTTTGAAAAGTATGGCAAAATTGAAACCATAGAAGTTATGGAAGACAGGCAGAGTGGAAAAAAGAGAGGATTCGCTTTTGTAACTTTTGATGATCATGACACAGTTGATAAAATTGTTG TTCAGAAATACCACACTATTAATGGGCATAATTGTGAAGTGAAAAAGGCCCTTTCTAAACAAGAGATGCAGTCTGCTGGATCACAGAGAG GTCGTGGAGGTGGATCTGGAAACTTTATGGGTCGTGGAGGAAActttggaggtggtggaggtaaTTTTGGTCGTGGTGGAAACTTTGGTGGAAGAG GAGGctatggtggtggaggtggtggcagcagaggtagttatggaggtggtgatggtggatatAATGGATTTGGAGGTGATG GCGGCAACTATGGTGGTGGTCCTGGTTACAGTAGTAGAGGAGGCTATGGTGGTGGTGGACC aggataCGATGGTTACAATGAAGGAGGAAATTTTGGTGGAG GTAactatggtggtggtgggaacTATAATGACTTTGGAAATTATAGTGGACAACAGCAATCAAATTATGGGCCCATGAAAGGGGGCAGTTTTGGTGGAAGAAGCTCAGGCAGTCCCTATGGTG GTGGCTATGGATCTGGTGGTGGAAGTGGTGGATATGGTAGcagaaggttttaa
- the Nfe2l2 gene encoding nuclear factor erythroid 2-related factor 2: MMDLELPPPGLQSQQDMDLIDILWRQDIDLGVSREVFDFSQRQKDYELEKQKKLEKERQEQLQKEQEKAFFAQLQLDEETGEFLPVQPAQHIQTDTSGSASYSQVAHIPKPDALYFEDCMQLLAETFPFVDDHEVSSPTFQSLALDIPGHSESPVFATPDPAQSVNSSLEAAMTDLNSIQQDMEQVWQELLSIPELQCLNTENKPLVETTTVPSPEANLTEIESNYHFYSSIPSLEKEVGSCSPHFLHEFEDSFSSILSTEEASQLNSLDSNSALSTDFGDEFYSAFIAEPSGGSSMPSSAAVSQSLSELLGGPIDGCDLSLCKAFNQKHPENTAEFNDSDSGISLNTSPSRASPEHSVESSIYGDPPPGFSDSEMEELDSAPGSVRQNGPKAQPAHSSGDTEQPLSPAQGHSAPVHDAQCENTTKKEMPVSPGHQKVPFTKDKHSSRLEAHLSRDELRAKALHIPFPVEKIINLPVDDFNEMMSKEQFTEAQLALIRDIRRRGKNKVAAQNCRKRKLENIVELEQDLGHLKDEREKLLREKGENDRNLHLLKRRLSTLYLEVFSMLRDEDGKPYSPSEYSLQQTRDGNVFLVPKSKKPDIKKN, translated from the exons GACATGGATTTGATTGACATCCTTTGGAGGCAAGACATAGATCTCGGGGTAAGCCGGGAAGTGTTTGACTTCAGTCAGCGACAGAAGGACTATGagctggaaaaacagaaaaaacttGAAAAGGAGAGACAAGAGCAACTCCAGAAGGAACAGGAGAAGGCCTTTTTCGCTCAGTTACAACTGGatgaagagacaggagaattccttcCAGTTCAGCCAGCCCAACACATCCAGACAGACACCAGTGGATCTGCCAGCTACTCCCAG GTGGCCCACATTCCCAAACCAGATGCCTTGTACTTTGAAGACTGCATGCAGCTTTTGGCAGAGACATTCCCATTTGTAGATGACCATGAG GTATCTTCACCCACATTTCAGTCGCTCGCCCTGGATATTCCCGGCCACAGTGAAAGCCCAGTCTTCGCCACACCGGATCCGGCTCAGTCAGTCaacagctctctggaggcagccATGACTGACTTAAACAGCATACAGCAGGACATGGAGCAAGTTTGGCAGGAGCTACTTTCCATTCCCGAGTTACAG TGTCTTAATACTGAAAACAAACCACTGGTTGAGACTACCACTGTGCCCAGCCCAGAAGCCAATCTGACAGAAATTGAAAGCAATTACCATTTTTACTCATCCATCCCCTCCCTGGAGAAAGAAGTGGGCAGCTGCAGTccacattttcttcatgaatTTGAAGATTCTTTCAGCAGCATCCTCTCCACGGAAGAAGCCAGCCAGCTGAACTCCTTAGATTCCAACTCCGCATTAAGCACAGATTTTGGTGATGAGTTTTACTCTGCTTTCATAGCAGAGCCCAGTGGTGGCAGCAGCATGCCTTCCTCTGCTGCTGTCAGTCAGTCACTCTCTGAACTTCTGGGCGGGCCCATTGATGGCTGTGATCTGTCACTCTGTAAAGCTTTCAACCAGAAGCACCCTGAAAACACAGCAGAATTCAATGACTCTGACTCTGGCATTTCACTGAACACTAGTCCCAGCCGAGCATCCCCAGAGCACTCTGTGGAATCTTCCATTTACGGAGACCCACCGCCTGGGTTCAGTGACTCTGAAATGGAAGAGCTAGATAGTGCCCCTGGGAGTGTCAGACAGAATGGTCCTAAAGCACAGCCAGCACATTCTTCTGGGGATACAGAGCAACCCCTGTCACCAGCTCAGGGCCACAGTGCTCCTGTGCATGATGCCCAGTGTGAAAATacaaccaaaaaagaaatgccCGTGAGTCCTGGTCATCAAAAAGTCCCATTCACAAAAGATAAACATTCAAGCCGCTTGGAGGCTCATCTCTCAAGAGATGAGCTTAGGGCAAAAGCTCTCCATATCCCATTCCCTGTTGAAAAAATCATTAACCTCCCTGTTGATGACTTCAATGAAATGATGTCCAAGGAGCAATTCACTGAAGCTCAACTTGCGTTAATCCGAGATATACGCAGGAGAGGTAAGAATAAAGTCGCCGCTCAGAACTGCAGGAAAAGGAAACTGGAGAACATAGTGGAACTGGAGCAAGACTTGGGCCACTTAAAAGATGAGAGAGAAAAACTGCTCCGAGAGAAGGGAGAAAACGACCGAAACCTCCACCTCCTCAAGAGGCGGCTCAGCACCTTGTATCTTGAGGTCTTCAGCATGCTACGGGATGAGGATGGAAAACCTTACTCTCCTAGTGAGTACTCCCTGCAGCAGACCAGAGACGGCAATGTATTCCTGGTTCCCAAAAGCAAGAAGCCAGATATTAAGAAAAACTAG